A stretch of the Sphingobacterium thalpophilum genome encodes the following:
- a CDS encoding SusC/RagA family TonB-linked outer membrane protein: protein MKLIILISLLTIMQAFAEGNAQTINLTAKHVTLNQVMHSIQKQSGLNFFLNGKALAQARLSVNIQHAKLKDAMDAIAAPLNLDWVKKDEVIILKPKRRSNMASATDVIQRTVRGRVVNSKGEALTGTTISVKGTTVSTNTDQEGRFSLQLPPGSQVLVFSNVGYQRQEKTVNGNDELQVVLQEEVSGLDEVVVVGYGSQKRANVIGAVSTVSSSSLENRSTSTLSSSLSGLAAGVNVQASTGKPGADGANILIRGRGTLNNTSPLVVIDGIVGSMDAVNPNDVESISILKDAATAAIYGSLGSNGVILITTKKGAKGKNNVSYTGMVSMLRPNNVPEFVTDYARHMRLVNEGFVNLGQAPVYTDATIGQWEEAKKNPAALSEFGIPNEVAYPNTDWGDVLFGQRKLLQNHNLSLNGGTENTQYLFSVGYFNNPGTMPKTGADKIRMRVNLQSKVAKFLTVGTQTFGDMQNLSVADVGTAYAYLTQTVPGVYPYYNGVYGFPAAAEESATANNALASLNGVAGKNQVNRFNTTIFAKLSLMKGLEFESKVNYNHSYTETNSHQVPYEKWNFATNKLSTAALSPGQITTQYGLTKSYNVIVDNVLRYNGNFGQHDVGGILGYNEQYFNQYTTGAAKLGLVHPDLTTFNSATSMSSITGDEADYGLRSFFGRLNYAYANKYLAEAVMRYDGSSRFGSAKRWGFFPAFSAGWRISEEPFMAPLKSFLDDLRIRASWGKTGNNASGDYDHLPSYGAVNYSFNNQAVRGLAQTKLGNDMLHWETTATTNLGFTASALQGKLNVEFDIYRALTDGILYVPNIPAIVGTANAATMNIAEVSKRGLELTIGYQGRVNDFKYSVSGNFAYNSNRVEKYKGALSEGYVTDAGGNRVYQSNIGMVSAGGNQRILEGHEINEFYLYNVYRGSGNHFLADGTVNKEGGPRDGMIRTEADMEWLKAMVAAGYSFQPADGIDPTKIWYGDLIYSDLNGDGIYGNVYDQKFMGKRAVPAFNYGLSVNLGYKNFDASMIWSASSGVSYYWNELYLNSSIVAQGKSVPALVADDHYYYNSANPADPNNRINGYYPRLKGVTDAQNGRTSDFYLYNAAFVKLRNLQIGYTLPESLASRFSIAKLRLYVAGENLLTWTKFPGLDPEIGPTANYPTMRQYSLGLNLTF from the coding sequence ATGAAATTGATCATACTCATTTCCTTGCTGACTATTATGCAGGCCTTTGCAGAGGGAAATGCGCAGACCATAAACCTTACCGCAAAGCATGTCACGCTAAACCAGGTGATGCACAGTATCCAAAAACAGAGCGGGCTAAACTTTTTTTTGAATGGCAAGGCATTGGCCCAGGCCAGGTTATCGGTAAACATTCAGCATGCCAAGCTGAAGGACGCTATGGACGCCATTGCGGCACCGCTCAATCTGGACTGGGTAAAAAAAGATGAGGTCATTATCCTCAAACCTAAACGCAGAAGCAACATGGCGTCAGCTACGGATGTAATCCAGCGCACGGTACGGGGGCGTGTCGTCAACAGTAAGGGCGAAGCGCTCACAGGAACCACAATTAGTGTGAAAGGAACCACCGTCTCTACAAATACGGATCAGGAGGGCCGCTTTTCTTTACAGTTGCCTCCCGGCAGCCAGGTGCTGGTCTTCTCCAATGTGGGCTACCAACGGCAAGAAAAAACCGTGAATGGTAACGACGAGCTGCAGGTGGTACTGCAAGAGGAAGTCAGTGGCCTGGATGAAGTGGTCGTCGTGGGCTATGGCAGCCAAAAGCGCGCTAATGTGATAGGCGCTGTATCCACCGTCAGCAGCAGCTCGCTGGAGAACCGCTCCACATCCACGTTGTCCTCATCGCTTTCGGGTCTGGCCGCAGGCGTAAACGTGCAGGCCTCAACCGGAAAACCCGGCGCTGATGGCGCAAATATCCTGATCCGTGGTAGGGGTACGTTGAATAATACCTCTCCACTGGTGGTGATCGACGGTATAGTCGGATCCATGGATGCCGTCAACCCCAATGATGTGGAATCGATATCGATCTTAAAAGACGCCGCAACGGCAGCAATCTACGGTTCGTTGGGTTCCAATGGCGTCATCCTCATCACAACAAAAAAGGGCGCAAAAGGAAAGAATAATGTGTCCTATACGGGTATGGTATCCATGCTGCGTCCCAATAATGTGCCGGAATTTGTTACCGACTATGCCCGTCATATGCGTCTGGTGAACGAGGGTTTTGTCAACCTGGGCCAGGCTCCGGTGTATACGGATGCGACGATCGGCCAGTGGGAGGAAGCAAAGAAAAACCCGGCTGCTCTCAGTGAGTTTGGTATCCCCAACGAGGTCGCTTATCCCAATACGGATTGGGGAGATGTACTTTTTGGTCAGCGTAAGCTGCTGCAAAATCACAACCTCTCGCTCAACGGAGGAACGGAAAATACGCAGTATCTGTTTTCGGTGGGATATTTCAACAATCCGGGCACCATGCCAAAAACCGGGGCGGATAAGATCCGCATGCGGGTCAATCTGCAATCCAAGGTCGCTAAATTCCTGACCGTGGGTACCCAAACTTTCGGTGACATGCAGAATTTAAGTGTGGCCGATGTAGGAACGGCATATGCTTACCTTACCCAGACGGTGCCCGGGGTGTATCCGTATTATAATGGTGTGTATGGCTTTCCGGCTGCCGCAGAGGAGTCTGCAACGGCCAACAACGCCCTGGCTTCTCTGAATGGAGTAGCTGGAAAAAATCAGGTGAACCGCTTCAATACGACTATCTTTGCCAAGCTCAGTCTGATGAAAGGTCTCGAGTTTGAGTCAAAGGTCAATTACAACCACAGTTATACCGAAACCAATTCACATCAGGTGCCCTATGAGAAATGGAATTTTGCGACCAATAAGTTAAGTACGGCAGCGCTATCTCCTGGGCAGATCACCACTCAGTATGGGTTGACCAAAAGCTACAACGTCATTGTCGATAATGTGCTGCGTTACAACGGTAACTTCGGTCAACACGACGTCGGCGGAATCCTAGGCTACAATGAGCAATATTTCAATCAATATACGACCGGAGCTGCTAAGCTTGGCCTTGTACATCCGGATCTCACGACTTTTAACTCGGCGACGTCGATGAGTTCGATCACTGGAGATGAGGCCGATTATGGATTGCGTTCGTTTTTTGGCAGGCTCAACTATGCCTATGCCAATAAGTATCTGGCCGAAGCAGTAATGCGTTATGATGGTTCGTCCCGCTTTGGATCCGCCAAACGCTGGGGGTTCTTCCCAGCATTCTCGGCAGGATGGCGGATTTCGGAAGAGCCCTTTATGGCTCCGCTGAAATCATTTTTGGATGATCTCCGCATCCGGGCATCCTGGGGTAAAACCGGAAATAATGCCTCTGGCGATTATGATCACCTGCCTTCATACGGCGCCGTTAATTATTCCTTTAATAATCAGGCCGTACGCGGACTGGCACAAACCAAACTGGGCAACGACATGTTACATTGGGAAACGACGGCAACCACAAACCTGGGATTCACCGCATCGGCCCTGCAGGGTAAACTGAATGTCGAATTTGATATTTACCGTGCTTTGACAGACGGGATTCTTTATGTGCCGAATATTCCCGCCATTGTGGGTACGGCCAATGCCGCGACGATGAACATAGCCGAAGTTAGCAAGCGTGGACTGGAGCTGACTATCGGCTACCAAGGCCGGGTAAATGACTTTAAGTATAGTGTATCCGGTAATTTTGCCTACAACAGCAACCGGGTAGAGAAATACAAAGGCGCACTGTCGGAAGGCTATGTGACTGATGCGGGTGGTAACCGGGTTTATCAATCCAATATCGGTATGGTATCTGCAGGAGGTAACCAGCGCATTCTTGAAGGTCACGAAATCAACGAGTTTTATCTATACAATGTATACAGAGGGTCGGGAAATCACTTTCTCGCAGATGGTACTGTCAATAAAGAGGGCGGCCCCCGTGATGGCATGATCCGCACCGAAGCGGATATGGAATGGCTGAAAGCCATGGTGGCCGCGGGATATTCCTTCCAGCCTGCTGATGGGATAGACCCCACAAAAATCTGGTACGGAGACTTGATCTATTCGGATCTCAACGGAGATGGCATCTACGGAAATGTCTATGACCAGAAATTTATGGGCAAACGGGCGGTACCAGCATTCAATTATGGTCTGAGCGTCAATTTGGGGTACAAAAATTTTGATGCGTCCATGATCTGGTCAGCCTCATCTGGAGTATCGTATTATTGGAATGAACTGTATCTCAATTCTTCCATCGTCGCCCAGGGCAAGTCGGTGCCGGCGCTGGTGGCAGATGACCATTATTATTACAATTCGGCCAATCCCGCAGATCCTAACAACCGGATAAATGGTTATTATCCTCGCCTCAAAGGCGTGACGGATGCGCAAAATGGCCGTACGAGCGATTTCTATTTGTACAATGCAGCCTTCGTGAAGCTGCGCAATCTACAGATAGGCTATACACTTCCCGAAAGCTTGGCTAGCCGTTTTTCAATTGCCAAACTACGCCTATATGTAGCTGGCGAAAACCTGCTGACCTGGACCAAGTTTCCGGGACTTGATCCCGAGATCGGGCCTACGGCTAACTATCCGACCATGCGTCAGTATTCACTGGGATTGAACCTCACTTTTTAA
- a CDS encoding RagB/SusD family nutrient uptake outer membrane protein, with product MKKIITIALIISLFGCKRDLLDTSPYSSVSTATMWTTDNLTDLGVAGIYNSFRLLMGHSGLISPYELYQFDRFSYTGQGRFDEPLLTGTITAGDPMFLKVWQIQYEGIQRANDALKNIPLKSPSAPEKKARYIAEAKFLRAYFYFRLNQLYKGVPIYLEPFTAVEAVKGRSSEAEVWDQILKDLADCIAEPNFPDRYPAGNGSYGHATKAAAYALRGKVYLYRKEWAKAAADFQKVKDAGHTLFADYKALFKEANEQCPEMIFSIQHRSESGYGNNMQLFCGWPSVYSRGWNYYMPSPHLVDLYENKDGSRFEWDKVIPGYSGLSENEREVFFLRNNLTEAEKAAAAARGAKMSLYLPQGNEERIKKAYENRDPRLQANIVTPYSTFRGAYNFTNVESLQYMRWPFRGQAQVDGDIQSDTQINFFYFYRKFVAEGVNEIVDRNYGPIDFPIFRYADVLLMWAEALNEDGKLNEAIAKVNEVRQRAGVALLNSNAATAVGGKDDLRLRIQNERRVEFPNEGINYFDELRWGTWKEKVFQPGNGRKQIWGTNASNYSYKGDFLNTWPIPTSEIQMNVNLTQNPGWID from the coding sequence ATGAAAAAGATTATAACCATTGCATTGATCATCAGCTTATTCGGATGTAAAAGAGATCTGCTGGATACCTCACCTTATTCGTCGGTATCTACAGCGACAATGTGGACGACGGACAACCTGACGGATCTGGGCGTTGCCGGGATTTACAATTCCTTCAGACTGCTGATGGGGCATAGCGGCTTGATATCTCCTTATGAGCTTTACCAGTTTGACCGGTTTTCCTATACAGGACAGGGACGTTTTGATGAACCTCTGCTTACTGGAACCATCACCGCGGGGGATCCGATGTTCCTTAAGGTGTGGCAAATCCAATATGAAGGTATCCAACGCGCCAACGATGCCCTGAAAAATATACCGTTAAAATCACCTTCCGCACCTGAGAAAAAAGCCCGTTATATCGCTGAAGCAAAGTTTTTACGTGCATATTTCTATTTTAGGCTCAATCAGCTGTACAAAGGGGTGCCCATCTATCTCGAGCCATTTACCGCAGTGGAAGCGGTCAAAGGACGCAGCTCCGAGGCCGAAGTATGGGATCAGATTCTGAAAGATCTTGCGGACTGTATTGCCGAACCTAATTTTCCGGACCGCTATCCTGCAGGTAACGGTAGCTATGGTCATGCGACCAAAGCTGCAGCTTATGCCCTACGCGGCAAGGTATATCTGTACCGTAAGGAGTGGGCGAAAGCCGCCGCAGACTTTCAGAAAGTGAAAGATGCAGGGCATACTTTATTTGCAGATTACAAAGCACTGTTTAAAGAAGCCAATGAACAGTGTCCGGAGATGATTTTCTCTATCCAGCACCGCAGTGAGTCGGGATATGGCAACAATATGCAGCTGTTCTGCGGTTGGCCGTCCGTCTATTCCCGTGGCTGGAACTATTACATGCCTTCACCCCATCTGGTTGATCTATATGAGAATAAAGACGGTTCCAGGTTTGAGTGGGATAAGGTCATTCCCGGGTACTCCGGCTTAAGTGAAAATGAACGGGAGGTGTTTTTCCTGCGCAACAACCTCACGGAAGCTGAAAAGGCTGCGGCAGCAGCCCGAGGAGCAAAAATGAGCCTATACCTGCCACAGGGCAACGAAGAACGCATCAAAAAAGCGTATGAGAACCGCGACCCGCGCCTGCAGGCCAACATCGTGACACCCTATTCGACATTTAGGGGTGCCTACAATTTTACCAACGTCGAAAGCCTTCAATATATGCGCTGGCCATTCCGTGGGCAGGCACAGGTCGACGGTGATATTCAAAGTGATACTCAGATTAACTTTTTCTACTTCTACCGCAAGTTTGTCGCTGAAGGTGTCAACGAGATTGTAGATCGCAATTATGGTCCCATCGATTTTCCAATCTTCCGCTATGCGGATGTGCTGCTGATGTGGGCCGAAGCGTTGAATGAAGATGGAAAGCTCAACGAGGCAATCGCCAAGGTGAACGAGGTGCGCCAACGTGCGGGTGTGGCACTCCTCAATTCAAATGCGGCAACCGCTGTGGGCGGAAAGGATGATCTACGGCTCCGCATCCAGAATGAACGTCGTGTGGAATTCCCTAATGAAGGAATCAACTATTTTGATGAGCTGCGTTGGGGGACCTGGAAAGAAAAGGTGTTTCAGCCGGGCAATGGCCGTAAACAGATTTGGGGAACAAATGCCAGCAATTATAGCTATAAAGGCGATTTTCTGAATACCTGGCCTATTCCGACCTCCGAAATTCAGATGAACGTCAACCTGACACAAAATCCAGGATGGATTGATTAA
- a CDS encoding alpha-L-fucosidase, whose product MRRIPLLLLLLFTASFGVATARPDSSEMVKKAFHLAEQQYNLLYHNHKDLSRYPRSADPNGKTSFTAISDWTGGFWPGCLWYVFEYTGHDKWRDAALKWTNSLRDNQFNTNHHDIGFVMNCSYGNAYRLTGDTTFKAILIQSAKSLLTRFNPKVGAIKSWNSFASWDGKHTYTFPVIIDNMMNLELLFLASKLSGDPVYRDVAVRHAETTLKNQYRPDFSSYHVVNYDPETGKVLSRETAQGFADNSAWARGQAWGLYGFTVMYRETRDLRYLEAALKMADFYRRHPRLPADKVPLWDFDVDQPGHQPNWDYRKSDFSAIPRDASAAAVTASALLELVDYVQPDLQKAYLDLAGVILASLGSDRYSSKVGDNGYFILKHSVGSIPHKGEIDVPLVYADYYYLEALLRWNKRVNESEQRLMQQWKQMNARKAMALADFRQQKFGMFIHWGLYAIPAGIWNGQKIEELGSPSVAEWIQLVAKVPRATYADLADQFNPQDFDADEIVKMAKNAGMKYLVVTSKHHDGFAMYDSKVSTFNVVQATPFKRDVIQELYEACLRHGLDFGIYYSHNIDWRDGSDAQYAVTKAHNDLLDKKTDGFGANRWDPSPNSFAAYINDKAIPQVREIMQRFKKLKYIWFDMPGLMTAGQSLRFYKTVYELNPDVIVSERIGNGMGDYAIPGDNRIPTGNENFGKPWEAIGTFNHSWGYKSYDHDWKSIDELRYWLLEISSKGGNYMLNIGPDEKGQVAEQVKKNLGILGEWLTTSGEAIYGSVPWTIQHEGPTSIQITDTEQREREGFTADFTPSDFWFTQKQGFVYVLAMRSSADGRVTVRSLSSNKARVETVEILGAGHVKFNQDENGLHLRLPQKLRNSALGYSLRIKLAKAAASPMIK is encoded by the coding sequence ATGAGACGAATACCTTTGCTGTTACTGCTTTTGTTCACTGCCTCGTTTGGCGTTGCGACCGCGCGTCCAGATTCAAGCGAAATGGTGAAAAAGGCCTTTCATCTAGCTGAGCAACAATATAATCTGCTTTACCACAATCATAAGGATCTAAGCCGCTATCCACGGTCGGCCGACCCCAATGGGAAGACATCTTTCACGGCGATCAGTGACTGGACCGGAGGTTTTTGGCCGGGATGCCTCTGGTATGTTTTTGAATATACTGGACACGACAAATGGCGGGATGCTGCATTGAAATGGACCAATTCATTGCGTGACAATCAATTCAATACCAACCACCATGATATTGGTTTTGTCATGAACTGTAGCTATGGTAATGCCTACCGGCTCACGGGAGATACCACATTCAAAGCTATCCTGATCCAGAGTGCCAAGTCCCTGCTGACACGCTTCAACCCGAAAGTAGGCGCCATCAAATCCTGGAATAGCTTCGCATCCTGGGACGGTAAACATACCTATACCTTTCCGGTGATCATCGATAATATGATGAACTTGGAGCTACTATTTCTTGCATCCAAACTTTCCGGGGATCCGGTGTACCGCGATGTGGCGGTACGACATGCCGAAACAACCTTAAAAAATCAGTACCGACCCGATTTTAGTTCCTACCATGTAGTCAACTACGACCCGGAAACAGGCAAGGTGCTGAGCCGCGAAACGGCGCAAGGTTTTGCGGATAACTCTGCTTGGGCACGTGGACAGGCCTGGGGGCTATACGGCTTTACCGTCATGTACCGGGAAACTAGAGATCTCCGTTATCTGGAGGCTGCGTTAAAGATGGCGGACTTCTATCGCCGACATCCGCGCTTGCCTGCCGATAAAGTGCCACTCTGGGATTTTGATGTCGATCAGCCGGGGCATCAACCCAATTGGGATTATCGAAAGAGCGATTTCAGCGCAATTCCCCGGGATGCTTCTGCGGCTGCTGTGACAGCCTCTGCCTTGCTTGAGCTGGTTGATTATGTGCAGCCAGACCTGCAGAAGGCCTACCTGGATCTCGCTGGGGTAATCTTAGCGTCGCTAGGGTCTGACCGTTATTCCAGCAAAGTAGGCGATAATGGCTATTTCATACTTAAACATAGTGTAGGCAGCATCCCCCACAAAGGTGAAATCGACGTTCCGCTGGTGTACGCGGATTATTATTACCTCGAAGCGCTGCTCCGTTGGAATAAGCGTGTAAATGAATCCGAACAGCGGCTGATGCAGCAGTGGAAACAAATGAATGCCAGAAAAGCGATGGCATTGGCTGACTTCAGACAACAAAAGTTCGGCATGTTTATCCATTGGGGGCTTTACGCCATTCCGGCAGGCATCTGGAACGGGCAAAAGATCGAGGAACTTGGAAGCCCTAGTGTTGCTGAGTGGATCCAATTGGTAGCAAAGGTTCCTCGGGCCACTTATGCTGATCTTGCTGATCAATTTAATCCGCAGGACTTCGACGCGGATGAGATTGTCAAAATGGCCAAGAATGCCGGGATGAAGTACCTGGTGGTGACCAGTAAACATCACGACGGTTTCGCCATGTACGATTCAAAAGTGAGTACTTTCAATGTCGTGCAAGCTACACCCTTCAAAAGGGATGTTATTCAGGAGCTTTATGAAGCCTGTCTCCGTCATGGGCTGGATTTCGGTATCTATTATTCCCACAATATAGACTGGCGAGATGGCAGCGATGCGCAGTATGCTGTGACCAAAGCGCACAACGATCTGCTAGACAAAAAAACGGACGGCTTCGGTGCAAATCGCTGGGATCCCAGTCCAAATTCGTTTGCAGCCTATATCAATGACAAAGCGATCCCGCAGGTACGCGAAATTATGCAGCGCTTTAAAAAACTGAAATATATCTGGTTTGATATGCCAGGGTTGATGACTGCCGGGCAAAGCCTTCGCTTTTACAAAACCGTGTATGAACTCAATCCGGATGTCATTGTTTCCGAACGCATCGGTAATGGTATGGGCGATTATGCCATACCCGGTGACAATCGGATTCCGACAGGCAACGAAAACTTCGGTAAACCTTGGGAGGCGATCGGGACATTCAATCACTCGTGGGGATATAAATCGTATGACCATGATTGGAAGTCGATCGACGAATTGCGTTACTGGTTACTAGAAATCAGCAGCAAAGGAGGCAATTATATGCTCAACATCGGTCCCGATGAAAAAGGACAGGTCGCAGAGCAGGTCAAGAAAAATCTTGGTATATTAGGCGAATGGCTGACGACCAGCGGCGAAGCAATTTATGGTAGTGTACCGTGGACAATACAGCACGAGGGGCCGACCTCCATACAGATTACGGATACCGAACAGCGTGAAAGGGAAGGGTTTACCGCGGACTTCACACCATCTGATTTTTGGTTTACGCAAAAACAAGGCTTTGTATATGTGCTGGCAATGCGGTCATCTGCTGACGGAAGGGTCACCGTACGCAGCTTAAGCAGCAATAAGGCACGAGTTGAGACAGTTGAGATCTTGGGAGCTGGTCATGTGAAGTTTAATCAGGACGAGAATGGCCTGCATCTGCGCCTGCCACAGAAACTGCGTAACAGTGCTTTGGGATACTCGTTAAGAATTAAGCTCGCGAAAGCCGCAGCCAGTCCGATGATAAAATGA
- a CDS encoding SGNH/GDSL hydrolase family protein encodes MIYRIKAIFCALLCYLGVSSTAVRAQAEPALPIWNAAGPVLFLGNSITYAGQYVAMLESLMLVTHPTSKPMFINLGLPSETLSGLSEPNHADGKFPRPCLFDRLDNVLSKISPEVVFVCYGMNDGIYLPFDEARFEAYKDGILRLQQRLLQTGVKRIIWMTPPVHDDPQLRLGGYNLVLDRYASWLLAHAGQEGWEVIDLHFPMKDYLEQQIKIDSMFRLATDGVHPGIQGHWLMAKAIVAHLLPDMPLASTWEEQCRRFPQLERQYPLVLKRETIVKDAWLTSTGHKRPGMVKGKPLWEARRLYDQLQKEIAGH; translated from the coding sequence ATGATATACCGAATAAAAGCAATTTTTTGCGCGTTGCTCTGCTACCTGGGTGTAAGCAGTACAGCTGTCAGAGCACAAGCCGAACCGGCCCTTCCTATATGGAACGCTGCTGGCCCGGTGCTTTTCCTGGGCAATAGCATTACCTATGCTGGCCAATATGTCGCCATGTTGGAGAGTCTGATGCTGGTTACCCATCCGACAAGCAAGCCTATGTTTATCAATCTGGGACTGCCCAGTGAAACGTTGTCGGGATTGAGTGAACCGAACCACGCTGATGGAAAATTTCCGCGTCCTTGTCTTTTCGACCGGTTGGATAATGTGCTGAGCAAAATCAGTCCCGAGGTTGTGTTTGTCTGTTATGGGATGAATGACGGGATTTACCTACCATTTGACGAAGCGCGTTTTGAAGCGTATAAAGACGGAATTCTACGCCTACAGCAGCGTCTGCTGCAAACTGGCGTAAAGCGTATCATCTGGATGACCCCACCGGTACATGACGATCCGCAGTTGCGTCTTGGAGGCTATAACCTTGTGCTTGACCGCTATGCGTCCTGGCTGCTGGCTCATGCCGGCCAAGAGGGTTGGGAGGTCATTGACTTGCACTTTCCAATGAAAGATTATCTGGAGCAGCAAATAAAGATCGATAGCATGTTCAGACTGGCTACAGATGGTGTTCACCCCGGCATACAGGGGCATTGGCTGATGGCCAAGGCAATTGTTGCGCATCTGCTGCCCGACATGCCCTTGGCTTCCACTTGGGAGGAGCAGTGCAGGCGTTTTCCCCAACTGGAAAGGCAATATCCTTTGGTGCTAAAACGTGAGACCATCGTGAAAGATGCCTGGCTGACCAGCACAGGCCACAAACGGCCGGGCATGGTCAAGGGAAAGCCGCTCTGGGAAGCGCGTAGGCTATATGACCAGCTTCAAAAGGAGATTGCGGGACATTGA
- a CDS encoding alpha-L-fucosidase: MKINFLKWKCAAVLGMLLCVTEGAFSQTATEPYEGVPGWQESQEKRMAWFKEARFGLFIHWGLYSAAGGSFEGKKYPQHYAEWIQTWGKIPSKQYAAVLKPKFTLRSFEPKAWARLAKKAGMKYMVLTSRHHEGFSLFNSQQPYALKNEVTGTANLSPAGRDLYREIMQAFRQEGLKVGAYYSLLDWQHPDSYEAFQLNPNMDNHQPDHNRYKDYLYGQIKELAQNYGTLDILWPDFSSKKYHGESWGTKRILTDLIKWQPDIIINNRFWEGLENKNGDIGTPEKYIPPTGLPGMYWEVSHTMNESYGYSAHDQNWKSFPKIMQLFVETVSKGGNFLLNVGPDGDGAIPEPAVRILERIGEWMQVNKEAIYGTSASPFQSLDWGYCTQKEDRLYLHVFNRPASGKIELPIKNKITAAYVLAQPKNKLKFTLNGGRPTLPVEAFDIEKGPQVIVVEIQGKPLVEESLTQTQADGRIIMNANNAKLQAGKGLKIIGAHTHDPNRPNAIGQWKNPDDRVYWDIKIQKPGQYRVLISYLPDTKKQGKVTLQVLGQQLPFIFATEGNGFKEVELGRVEVSQQVIGEPSTRVTLIASAIEGESLPEIATVSLVPIKD; encoded by the coding sequence ATGAAAATTAACTTTTTAAAATGGAAATGTGCTGCCGTACTGGGAATGCTGCTGTGCGTGACCGAGGGTGCATTTTCCCAGACTGCGACTGAGCCGTATGAAGGTGTGCCGGGCTGGCAGGAAAGCCAGGAAAAACGTATGGCATGGTTTAAAGAGGCTCGTTTTGGGCTGTTTATCCACTGGGGGCTCTACAGCGCGGCTGGCGGCAGCTTCGAAGGTAAAAAATATCCACAACATTATGCGGAATGGATACAGACTTGGGGTAAAATACCCAGCAAACAATATGCTGCGGTGCTGAAACCCAAATTTACATTGCGTTCTTTCGAACCAAAAGCCTGGGCCCGCCTGGCCAAAAAAGCTGGCATGAAATATATGGTACTGACATCCCGGCATCATGAAGGTTTCAGCCTGTTCAATAGTCAGCAACCATATGCGCTGAAAAACGAGGTCACCGGCACGGCTAACCTTTCGCCAGCAGGCAGAGACCTGTATCGGGAGATTATGCAGGCTTTTCGTCAGGAAGGATTGAAAGTAGGGGCCTATTACTCCTTGTTGGACTGGCAGCACCCAGATTCTTATGAAGCTTTCCAGCTCAATCCGAATATGGATAATCATCAGCCCGACCATAATCGCTATAAGGACTATCTTTATGGACAGATCAAAGAGCTGGCACAAAATTACGGAACCTTGGATATTCTGTGGCCTGACTTTAGCAGCAAAAAATACCATGGGGAGTCCTGGGGCACAAAACGCATCTTGACTGACCTGATCAAGTGGCAGCCCGACATCATTATAAACAATCGCTTTTGGGAAGGACTGGAAAACAAAAATGGCGATATCGGAACACCGGAAAAATACATTCCACCAACTGGTCTGCCAGGCATGTACTGGGAAGTCAGCCATACCATGAATGAAAGTTATGGCTATAGTGCCCATGATCAAAATTGGAAAAGCTTTCCTAAAATCATGCAGTTATTTGTCGAAACGGTCAGCAAGGGGGGCAACTTCCTATTAAATGTAGGCCCGGATGGAGATGGAGCGATTCCTGAGCCCGCAGTCCGGATACTGGAGCGCATCGGTGAGTGGATGCAAGTCAATAAGGAGGCTATCTATGGTACGAGCGCAAGTCCTTTTCAGTCACTGGACTGGGGGTATTGTACCCAGAAGGAGGACAGGCTGTACTTACATGTCTTCAACCGTCCTGCCAGTGGAAAAATCGAACTGCCGATCAAAAATAAAATAACTGCCGCCTATGTATTGGCTCAGCCTAAAAACAAACTGAAGTTTACGCTTAATGGCGGGAGGCCGACCTTGCCCGTGGAAGCTTTTGATATCGAAAAGGGGCCCCAGGTGATCGTGGTCGAAATCCAGGGGAAACCACTCGTGGAAGAAAGCCTGACGCAGACCCAGGCAGACGGTCGCATCATCATGAATGCCAATAATGCTAAACTACAGGCAGGAAAGGGACTTAAAATTATCGGCGCACATACACATGATCCCAACCGGCCAAATGCTATCGGACAATGGAAAAATCCAGATGACCGAGTTTACTGGGATATCAAGATCCAGAAGCCAGGACAGTACCGTGTTCTGATCAGCTACTTGCCTGATACCAAAAAACAAGGTAAGGTGACACTACAGGTACTCGGACAGCAACTTCCTTTTATTTTTGCCACAGAGGGTAATGGTTTTAAAGAAGTGGAACTGGGCAGGGTGGAGGTCTCCCAACAGGTGATCGGCGAGCCCAGTACACGGGTGACACTCATTGCTAGTGCAATAGAGGGTGAATCTCTACCGGAGATTGCCACGGTCTCTCTGGTACCTATAAAAGATTAA